A single Xylanimonas cellulosilytica DSM 15894 DNA region contains:
- the sepH gene encoding septation protein SepH, with product MAELELVRVDQDGASLVLRDPDGTEHALPVTDALRVAVARPRRPAEPSATPPVPVATADGEPSLRPRDLQARMRAGASAEELAAEAGLPVENVRRYEWPVVTEREHVIGMVRTHDVPGLDGTSELGKIADARLAARGVKPDDAAWTARREGSAPWVVEVRFSAGDRERSARWTFDLRGRVVTPLDDEARWLGQPDDPLTPEVRGVPSLAARRSVPPADAETDLLLDDLAGRRGQRPPSRAHRPATSSLPVVSPLTPPPAAGSDDGDGGFQTVPLGEVPVRERPPVRATGPEPDAEDEPAGASVVDLGRWNPRRTRDRSVSPGGGPRGSQPALLTPSGAPTASASPETEDAPDDDAAKPAATARPGTPARGVPAARRKGRAQVPSWDEIVFGARPEPS from the coding sequence ATGGCCGAGCTCGAGCTCGTGAGGGTCGACCAGGACGGTGCGTCGCTCGTCCTGCGCGACCCCGACGGCACGGAACACGCCCTGCCCGTCACCGATGCGTTGCGCGTCGCGGTCGCGCGGCCGCGACGCCCGGCGGAGCCCTCCGCGACTCCACCCGTCCCGGTCGCCACGGCGGACGGCGAGCCCAGCCTGCGTCCCCGTGACCTGCAGGCGCGGATGCGCGCCGGCGCCAGCGCCGAGGAGCTGGCCGCCGAGGCCGGTCTGCCCGTCGAGAACGTCCGCCGCTACGAGTGGCCCGTCGTCACCGAGCGCGAGCACGTCATCGGCATGGTCCGAACGCACGACGTGCCGGGCCTGGACGGCACGAGCGAGCTCGGCAAGATCGCCGACGCGCGGCTGGCCGCCCGCGGCGTCAAGCCCGACGACGCCGCGTGGACGGCCCGCCGCGAGGGCAGCGCTCCCTGGGTGGTCGAGGTGCGGTTCTCGGCCGGGGACCGCGAGCGCAGCGCACGGTGGACGTTCGACCTGCGTGGCCGCGTGGTGACGCCGCTCGACGACGAGGCGCGCTGGCTGGGTCAGCCCGACGACCCGCTGACCCCTGAGGTGCGCGGCGTGCCGTCGCTGGCGGCCCGCCGGTCGGTGCCGCCCGCCGACGCGGAGACGGACCTGCTGCTCGACGACCTCGCGGGCCGCCGCGGTCAGCGCCCGCCCAGCCGGGCGCACCGCCCGGCGACGTCGTCGCTGCCCGTGGTCTCCCCCCTCACCCCTCCCCCGGCTGCGGGGTCGGACGACGGCGACGGCGGCTTCCAGACCGTCCCGCTCGGCGAGGTGCCCGTACGGGAGCGCCCGCCGGTGCGCGCCACCGGGCCGGAGCCGGACGCCGAGGACGAGCCGGCGGGGGCCAGCGTCGTCGACCTCGGTCGCTGGAACCCGCGCCGGACCCGCGACCGGTCCGTCTCGCCGGGAGGCGGCCCGCGCGGCAGCCAGCCCGCGCTCCTCACGCCGTCGGGCGCCCCGACCGCTTCCGCGTCGCCCGAGACCGAGGACGCGCCCGACGACGACGCGGCGAAGCCGGCGGCCACCGCCCGTCCGGGCACCCCCGCCCGGGGCGTCCCGGCAGCGCGACGCAAGGGTCGCGCCCAGGTTCCGAGCTGGGACGAGATCGTCTTCGGCGCCCGTCCCGAACCGTCCTGA
- a CDS encoding DUF3093 domain-containing protein, translating into MSTTSPAFRERLLPGAGALATAVAAGLLALVVLLPLHPPSAVVVGVAVAAAGITWLVAGAPVLAVDDGVLHAGRAHVPVELLGEATPLTTREQMRAELGGRLDARAHVVLRSWIPTGVRVVLRDPADPTPYWLLSTRRPEELAAALHHDAGAGPGAAKAATPAG; encoded by the coding sequence ATGTCCACGACCTCTCCCGCGTTCCGCGAGCGCCTCCTGCCGGGCGCCGGGGCGCTCGCCACCGCCGTCGCCGCCGGCCTGCTGGCCCTGGTGGTGCTGCTGCCGCTCCACCCGCCGTCCGCCGTCGTCGTCGGGGTGGCCGTCGCGGCGGCCGGTATCACCTGGCTGGTGGCGGGGGCACCGGTCCTGGCCGTGGACGACGGCGTGCTGCACGCGGGGCGTGCGCACGTGCCGGTGGAGCTGCTGGGCGAGGCGACGCCGCTGACGACCCGCGAGCAGATGCGCGCGGAGCTGGGCGGGCGGCTCGACGCGCGCGCGCACGTGGTGCTGCGGTCCTGGATCCCCACGGGGGTGCGGGTCGTGCTGCGGGACCCGGCCGACCCGACGCCGTACTGGCTGCTGTCGACGCGGCGTCCGGAGGAGCTGGCCGCGGCGCTGCACCACGATGCGGGTGCCGGGCCGGGCGCGGCGAAGGCCGCCACCCCTGCGGGGTGA
- a CDS encoding APC family permease, with protein MSDIADAAKRILLGRPVRSEHQGHTLLPKRIALPVFASDALSSVAYAPDEILLTLAIAGVAASAISLWAGLLVVFVLVVVVLSYRQNVHAYPSGGGDYEVATTNLGTRAGVSVASALLVDYVLTVAVSISAAAQYAASALPALRGYEAATAVAAVVVLTLMNLRGVRESRTAFAIPTYLFMMFIGLLAVVGGVRYATGTLPAAESAEFTILPSAGFDQGLMGLAGAFLFARAFASGCAALTGVEAVSTGVPAFKKPKSRNAATTLALLGAISASMVVTILLLAQATGVKFVEDPHTQLALHGGPVPADYAQHPTIGQLAAAVFEGFPVAFYAISAVTGIILVLAANTAFHGFPVLGSILAKDGYLPRQLHTRGDRLAFSNGVVTLAIAAVALILAFDAQVTRLIQLYIVGVFVSFTLSQLGMIRHWTGELRRSPDAATRSRMQRSRVINVVGFACTGFVLIVVLVTKFAHGAYITVIAMGVLYVVMLAIHRHYGRVRDELSLDDVESARALPSRVHAIVLVSTIHKPAMRALAYARASRPSVLEAVTVGVDAEDVAKLTAQWEALELPVPLRVLDSPFREISRPILTYVRSVRRESPRDLVVVYIPEYVVGHWWEQLLHNQSALRLKGRLLFTPGVVVASVPWQLASSQGQTGLEDQAYVEGRLRRF; from the coding sequence GTGTCGGACATCGCGGACGCCGCCAAGCGGATCCTGCTCGGTCGCCCCGTGCGCAGCGAGCACCAGGGGCACACGCTGCTCCCGAAGCGCATCGCGCTCCCCGTCTTCGCCTCGGACGCGCTGTCCTCGGTCGCGTACGCGCCGGACGAGATCCTGCTGACGCTCGCGATCGCGGGTGTCGCGGCCTCCGCCATCTCGTTGTGGGCCGGCCTGCTCGTCGTGTTCGTGCTGGTCGTCGTCGTGCTGTCCTACCGGCAGAACGTGCACGCCTACCCGTCGGGCGGCGGCGACTACGAGGTCGCCACCACCAACCTGGGGACGCGTGCGGGCGTGTCCGTGGCCTCGGCGCTGCTGGTCGACTACGTGCTGACGGTCGCCGTGTCGATCTCGGCGGCCGCGCAGTACGCCGCGTCCGCGCTGCCCGCGCTGCGGGGATACGAGGCAGCGACCGCCGTCGCCGCCGTCGTCGTCCTGACGCTGATGAACCTGCGCGGCGTGCGCGAGTCCCGCACGGCGTTCGCGATCCCCACCTACCTGTTCATGATGTTCATCGGCCTCCTGGCCGTCGTGGGCGGCGTGCGGTACGCCACCGGCACGCTGCCGGCTGCCGAGAGCGCCGAGTTCACCATCCTTCCCAGCGCGGGGTTCGACCAGGGCCTCATGGGCCTGGCCGGCGCGTTCCTGTTCGCGCGGGCGTTCGCGTCCGGCTGCGCCGCGCTGACCGGCGTCGAGGCCGTCTCCACCGGCGTGCCAGCCTTCAAGAAGCCCAAGTCGCGCAACGCGGCGACCACCCTCGCGCTCCTGGGCGCGATCTCGGCGTCGATGGTCGTCACGATCCTGCTGCTCGCGCAGGCGACCGGCGTGAAGTTCGTCGAGGACCCGCACACCCAGCTCGCGCTGCACGGCGGCCCCGTCCCGGCGGACTACGCCCAGCACCCGACCATCGGCCAGCTCGCCGCGGCGGTCTTCGAGGGCTTCCCGGTCGCGTTCTACGCCATCTCCGCGGTCACCGGGATCATCCTGGTGCTCGCCGCGAACACCGCGTTCCACGGGTTCCCCGTGCTCGGTTCCATCCTCGCCAAGGACGGCTACCTGCCCCGCCAGCTCCACACGCGCGGCGACCGGCTGGCGTTCTCCAACGGCGTCGTGACGCTCGCGATCGCGGCCGTCGCGCTGATCCTCGCGTTCGACGCGCAGGTCACCCGCCTCATCCAGCTCTACATCGTGGGCGTGTTCGTGTCGTTCACCCTGTCCCAGCTCGGCATGATCCGACACTGGACGGGCGAGCTGAGGCGCTCGCCCGACGCCGCCACGCGGTCGCGCATGCAGCGCTCGCGGGTGATCAACGTCGTCGGGTTCGCGTGCACGGGCTTCGTGCTGATCGTCGTCCTGGTGACCAAGTTCGCCCACGGGGCCTACATCACGGTCATCGCCATGGGCGTCCTCTACGTGGTCATGCTCGCCATCCACCGGCACTACGGCCGGGTGCGCGACGAGCTCTCCCTCGACGACGTGGAGTCCGCCCGCGCGCTGCCGTCGCGGGTGCACGCCATCGTGCTCGTCTCCACCATCCACAAGCCGGCCATGCGGGCGCTCGCCTACGCCCGGGCCTCGCGGCCGTCGGTGCTCGAGGCGGTCACGGTGGGCGTCGACGCCGAGGACGTCGCGAAGCTCACCGCGCAGTGGGAGGCCCTCGAGCTGCCCGTGCCGCTGCGGGTGCTGGACTCGCCGTTCCGCGAGATCAGCCGCCCGATCCTCACCTACGTGCGCTCGGTGCGCCGCGAGTCGCCCCGCGACCTCGTCGTCGTCTACATCCCCGAGTACGTCGTCGGGCACTGGTGGGAACAGCTCCTGCACAACCAGTCCGCGCTGCGCCTCAAGGGCCGGCTGCTGTTCACCCCCGGCGTCGTCGTGGCCTCGGTGCCGTGGCAGCTCGCGTCGTCGCAGGGCCAGACGGGCCTGGAGGACCAGGCCTACGTCGAGGGGCGCCTCCGCCGGTTCTGA
- a CDS encoding potassium channel family protein, producing MGCGRVGASLAHEIEARGHSVAVIDQNPEAFRRLPAEFGGQKVTGIGFDRETLVQAGIEDTYAFAAVSDGDNSNVLAARVARETFGVEKVVARIYDPKRAEIYQRLGIPTVATVRWTSDQVLRRMLPLGATDEYRDPSGQVRLAQVDYHPGWAGLSVRRIEEATGARVAFLSRYTDGVMATPGTVLQENDVLHVLMRSDDADDVERTLTHAPVERED from the coding sequence ATGGGTTGCGGCCGCGTGGGCGCGTCCCTCGCGCACGAGATCGAGGCCCGCGGGCACTCGGTCGCGGTGATCGACCAGAACCCGGAGGCGTTCCGGCGGCTGCCGGCTGAGTTCGGCGGGCAGAAGGTCACCGGCATCGGCTTCGACCGCGAGACCCTCGTCCAGGCTGGGATCGAGGACACGTACGCCTTCGCCGCGGTGTCCGACGGCGACAACTCGAACGTCCTGGCCGCCCGGGTGGCGCGCGAGACGTTCGGCGTCGAGAAGGTCGTCGCCCGCATCTACGACCCCAAGCGCGCGGAGATCTACCAGCGCCTCGGCATCCCGACGGTCGCGACCGTGCGCTGGACGTCCGACCAGGTGTTGCGCCGCATGCTGCCGCTGGGCGCCACGGACGAGTACCGCGACCCGTCGGGCCAGGTGCGTCTCGCGCAGGTCGACTACCACCCCGGCTGGGCGGGCCTGTCCGTGCGCCGCATCGAGGAGGCGACGGGCGCCCGCGTCGCGTTCCTGTCGCGCTATACGGACGGCGTCATGGCCACGCCCGGCACGGTGCTGCAGGAGAACGACGTGTTGCACGTCCTGATGAGGTCCGACGACGCCGACGACGTCGAGCGCACGCTGACCCACGCCCCCGTGGAGAGGGAAGACTGA
- a CDS encoding class I SAM-dependent methyltransferase, which produces MAETHDRTARVTWEEGRAANLANWEERVPIHEVGYGIADDVAPDTLSRVVRDDLMAMAPFLPGGSVDGLDLCHLQCHIGTDTVSFARVGARVTGVDFSPAALASAARLAERRGLTASWVETDVLDAAAALRSAASRGDVPTADFDVVYTSIGAICWLDDLDRWAAQIAGILRPGGLFYIRDGHPAMYALDENAPELRTTYRYFGDGAAQVWDDAGTYAGEGTITSTRTYEWPHPLSEVVNAVIGAGLRVERLDEGTVVPWQFSPRMESVDGGFAWPEPDRARMPVTFSLTARMP; this is translated from the coding sequence ATGGCGGAGACCCACGACCGGACCGCGCGCGTCACCTGGGAGGAGGGGCGCGCCGCCAACCTCGCCAACTGGGAGGAGCGCGTCCCCATACACGAGGTCGGCTATGGCATCGCGGACGACGTCGCCCCTGACACGTTGTCGCGCGTCGTGCGGGACGACCTGATGGCGATGGCGCCGTTCCTGCCCGGCGGCAGCGTCGACGGGCTGGACCTGTGCCACCTGCAGTGCCACATCGGCACCGACACCGTCTCGTTCGCCCGCGTCGGGGCACGGGTCACGGGCGTCGACTTCTCCCCGGCGGCGCTGGCGTCGGCCGCCCGCCTCGCGGAGCGGCGCGGCCTGACCGCCTCGTGGGTGGAGACGGACGTGCTCGACGCCGCCGCGGCGCTGCGGAGCGCGGCGTCGCGCGGCGACGTCCCGACCGCGGACTTCGACGTCGTCTACACGTCGATCGGCGCGATCTGCTGGCTGGACGACCTCGACCGCTGGGCCGCGCAGATCGCGGGGATCCTGCGTCCCGGCGGGCTGTTCTACATCCGCGACGGGCATCCCGCGATGTACGCGCTCGACGAGAACGCTCCGGAACTGCGCACCACCTACCGCTACTTCGGCGACGGGGCCGCGCAGGTGTGGGACGACGCCGGGACGTACGCCGGCGAGGGCACGATCACGAGCACCCGCACCTACGAGTGGCCGCACCCGCTCTCCGAGGTGGTCAACGCGGTCATCGGGGCGGGGCTGCGCGTCGAACGGCTCGACGAGGGCACGGTGGTGCCCTGGCAGTTCAGCCCGCGGATGGAGTCGGTCGACGGCGGTTTCGCCTGGCCCGAGCCGGACCGTGCCCGGATGCCCGTCACGTTCTCGCTGACCGCGCGCATGCCCTGA
- a CDS encoding inositol monophosphatase family protein translates to MTMPFEPAPPARPAPPARPTHPDLPPLPDGVTVASLRALATSLATEAGAVIRSKRPEIVVVADTKSSDVDPVTAMDRAVEELLVARLTQERPEDAILGEEGDDVPGTSGLTWVVDPIDGTVNYLYGVASWSVSVAVVVGPPDPVGWTVLAGCVHDVVADRTWSAGLGEGATVDDEPLRAVEPAPLARSLTATGFGYAAARRASQARVLTEVLPRVRDIRRLGSAAVDLCLLAQGSYDLYYERGLNPWDMAAGALIATEAGARVVGLRGAPAGNLMTVAGRGPALDELVALLEAADADADDGA, encoded by the coding sequence GTGACCATGCCGTTCGAGCCCGCCCCGCCCGCCCGCCCAGCCCCGCCCGCCCGGCCCACCCACCCCGACCTGCCCCCGCTGCCCGACGGCGTCACCGTCGCGTCGTTGCGCGCGCTCGCGACGTCGCTCGCCACGGAGGCCGGCGCCGTCATCAGGTCCAAGCGTCCCGAGATCGTCGTCGTCGCCGACACCAAGTCCTCCGACGTCGACCCCGTGACGGCGATGGACCGTGCGGTCGAGGAGCTGCTCGTCGCCCGCCTCACCCAGGAGCGGCCGGAGGACGCGATCCTCGGCGAGGAGGGCGACGACGTCCCCGGCACGAGCGGCCTGACCTGGGTGGTCGACCCCATCGACGGCACCGTCAACTACCTGTACGGCGTCGCCTCCTGGTCGGTGTCCGTCGCCGTCGTCGTCGGCCCGCCCGACCCGGTCGGGTGGACGGTGCTCGCCGGGTGCGTGCACGACGTCGTCGCGGACCGCACCTGGTCCGCGGGCCTCGGCGAGGGCGCCACCGTCGACGACGAGCCGCTGCGCGCCGTCGAACCCGCACCGCTGGCACGCAGCCTCACCGCCACCGGGTTCGGGTACGCCGCCGCACGGCGTGCGTCCCAGGCCCGCGTCCTGACCGAGGTGCTGCCGCGCGTGCGCGACATCCGCCGCCTCGGCTCGGCGGCCGTCGACCTGTGCCTGCTCGCCCAGGGTTCCTACGACCTGTACTACGAGCGTGGTCTCAACCCGTGGGACATGGCCGCGGGCGCGCTGATCGCCACCGAGGCGGGCGCCCGCGTCGTCGGGCTGCGCGGCGCCCCCGCAGGGAACCTCATGACCGTCGCCGGCCGCGGACCCGCCCTGGACGAGCTCGTGGCGCTCCTCGAGGCCGCCGACGCCGACGCCGACGATGGCGCCTGA
- a CDS encoding OB-fold nucleic acid binding domain-containing protein: MSLRTVMRQVLASADAVAADEERLEAAKSEGCRAVGSLTLRERGKAAGVLRSVVLRPRQGVPSVEAELYDGSGSLDLVWLGRRTIAGIEPGRRIRVDGMVCQADGRRTMFNPRYELQARAGE; the protein is encoded by the coding sequence ATGTCGTTGCGCACGGTCATGAGGCAGGTGCTCGCCTCCGCCGACGCGGTGGCCGCGGACGAGGAACGGCTCGAGGCCGCCAAGTCCGAGGGGTGCCGGGCCGTCGGCTCGCTGACCCTGCGTGAGCGGGGCAAGGCCGCCGGCGTGCTGCGCTCGGTGGTGCTCCGCCCGCGGCAGGGTGTGCCGTCGGTCGAGGCCGAGCTGTACGACGGGTCGGGCTCCCTCGACCTCGTCTGGCTGGGCCGGCGCACCATCGCCGGCATCGAGCCCGGCCGCCGTATCCGTGTCGACGGCATGGTGTGCCAGGCCGACGGGCGTCGCACCATGTTCAACCCCCGCTACGAGCTGCAGGCGAGGGCGGGCGAGTGA
- a CDS encoding DUF4193 domain-containing protein, whose amino-acid sequence MATDYDAPRKNDEDVESDSIQELQARRSDKTSGVVDEDETEAAEGFELPGADLSGEELAVRVLPRQADEFTCTSCFLVHHRSQLAYEKNGQMVCSECAA is encoded by the coding sequence ATGGCAACCGACTACGACGCCCCCCGCAAGAACGACGAGGACGTGGAGTCCGACTCCATCCAGGAGCTCCAGGCGCGCCGTTCCGACAAGACGTCGGGTGTCGTCGACGAGGACGAGACGGAAGCGGCCGAGGGCTTCGAGCTCCCCGGCGCGGACCTCTCGGGCGAGGAGCTCGCCGTGCGCGTGCTGCCCCGCCAGGCCGACGAGTTCACCTGCACGTCGTGCTTCCTCGTCCACCACCGCAGCCAGCTGGCCTACGAGAAGAACGGCCAGATGGTCTGTTCCGAGTGCGCCGCCTGA
- a CDS encoding DUF3710 domain-containing protein has product MGLFRRNASKSEADGPQVAADEPTPETASGDAVESAATDGGAPAKRGPYDAADVRTIGPRVDLGAIWLPVMPGLGLRMEIDKKTQKVTGVSATLGGSGLQVQAFAAPRTWGIWDEVRAELATSVTSQGGTVDDVPGPFGRELIARIPAKLPDGSPGVRPVRFIGVDGPRWFLRGVLTGQAAVDTEAAKALESVFGNVVVVRDDNPRPPRDLLALTMPNQGGPAAPPAGATPVTPGFDPLTRGPEITEIR; this is encoded by the coding sequence GTGGGTCTGTTCCGGCGCAACGCGTCGAAGAGTGAGGCCGACGGGCCGCAGGTCGCGGCCGACGAGCCCACCCCTGAGACCGCCTCCGGCGACGCCGTGGAGTCCGCGGCCACGGACGGCGGGGCACCCGCGAAGCGTGGCCCGTACGACGCCGCCGACGTGCGCACCATCGGCCCGCGCGTGGACCTGGGCGCGATCTGGCTGCCCGTCATGCCGGGCCTGGGCCTGCGCATGGAGATCGACAAGAAGACGCAGAAGGTCACCGGCGTCTCCGCGACGCTCGGCGGGTCCGGGCTGCAGGTGCAGGCCTTCGCCGCGCCGCGCACGTGGGGCATCTGGGACGAGGTCCGCGCCGAGCTCGCCACCTCCGTGACGTCGCAGGGCGGCACCGTCGACGACGTCCCCGGCCCGTTCGGCCGCGAGCTCATCGCGCGGATCCCCGCCAAGCTGCCCGACGGCAGCCCCGGCGTCCGCCCCGTGCGTTTCATCGGCGTCGACGGTCCGCGCTGGTTCCTGCGCGGCGTCCTCACCGGCCAGGCCGCCGTCGACACCGAGGCCGCCAAGGCGCTCGAGTCCGTCTTCGGCAACGTCGTCGTCGTGCGCGACGACAACCCGCGTCCGCCGCGCGACCTGCTCGCCCTCACGATGCCCAACCAGGGCGGCCCCGCCGCCCCGCCGGCCGGTGCGACGCCCGTGACGCCCGGTTTCGACCCGCTGACCCGCGGGCCCGAGATCACCGAGATCCGCTGA
- the dut gene encoding dUTP diphosphatase: MTDSHHPQPPLDTTVDVLITLLDDVVPLPAYAHPGDAGADLVTTVDVEIPPQGRVTVPTGVAIALPDGYAAFVHPRSGLAMRHGLTIVNAPGTVDAGYRGEIRVTLLNTDVAAPIRLERGDRVAQLVIQKVEKARFLRAEVLPGSHRGEGGFGSSGGWAAAKA, encoded by the coding sequence GTGACCGACAGCCACCACCCGCAGCCCCCGCTGGACACGACCGTCGACGTGCTGATCACCCTGCTGGACGACGTCGTCCCCCTGCCCGCGTACGCGCACCCCGGTGACGCGGGTGCCGACCTGGTGACCACCGTGGACGTCGAGATCCCGCCGCAGGGGCGCGTCACCGTGCCGACCGGCGTCGCGATCGCGCTGCCCGACGGCTACGCGGCCTTCGTGCACCCGCGCTCCGGGCTCGCGATGCGGCACGGACTGACCATCGTCAACGCCCCCGGCACCGTCGACGCCGGGTACCGCGGGGAGATCCGCGTGACCCTGCTCAACACCGACGTCGCCGCACCGATCCGGCTGGAGCGCGGGGACCGGGTGGCACAGCTCGTCATCCAGAAGGTCGAGAAGGCGCGCTTCCTGCGTGCCGAGGTGCTGCCCGGATCGCACCGCGGCGAGGGCGGGTTCGGCTCGAGCGGTGGCTGGGCGGCCGCGAAGGCGTGA
- a CDS encoding trimeric intracellular cation channel family protein, with product MTFADWVADLPYNTMLELGGVFFAALSGGLAGVRKNFDVFGVLVLAWVVGLGGGVTRDLLIGVNPPVGIANWRFVTTALLAGVAIFFLHPSMARMRRTVIVLDAWALGFFVLLGTTKGLEAGAGPLASVMVGVLTGIGGGILRDILVGEVPLVLADRQLYAIPAFLGAGIAAALWTTGWLNLWTQALVVLLVSGIRLVSLRLGWVVPSAGPGWSGRWGARNQGARERMGP from the coding sequence GTGACGTTCGCGGACTGGGTTGCCGACCTGCCCTACAACACGATGCTCGAGCTCGGTGGCGTGTTCTTCGCCGCGCTGTCGGGCGGCCTGGCCGGCGTGCGCAAGAACTTCGACGTGTTCGGGGTGCTGGTGCTCGCCTGGGTCGTCGGGCTCGGTGGCGGTGTCACCCGCGACCTGCTCATCGGCGTCAACCCCCCGGTGGGCATCGCCAACTGGCGGTTCGTGACCACCGCGCTGCTGGCCGGCGTCGCCATCTTCTTCCTGCACCCGAGCATGGCCCGCATGCGGCGCACCGTCATCGTGCTCGACGCGTGGGCGCTCGGGTTCTTCGTGCTGCTCGGCACCACCAAGGGCCTGGAGGCCGGGGCCGGGCCGCTCGCCTCCGTGATGGTCGGCGTCCTGACGGGCATCGGCGGCGGCATCCTGCGCGACATCCTCGTCGGCGAGGTGCCGCTCGTGCTCGCCGACCGCCAGCTCTACGCGATCCCCGCGTTCCTCGGTGCGGGCATCGCCGCGGCACTCTGGACCACGGGCTGGCTGAACCTGTGGACGCAGGCGTTGGTGGTGCTGCTGGTGAGCGGCATCCGGCTCGTGTCCCTGCGGCTCGGCTGGGTGGTGCCGTCGGCCGGGCCCGGCTGGAGCGGGCGCTGGGGTGCCCGCAACCAGGGCGCCCGGGAGAGGATGGGCCCGTGA
- a CDS encoding DUF3159 domain-containing protein — MSAPPPEQVPAAPAVSPAAARRGVQAVTAETFSFSDAVGGVRGVIEALLPGTLFVVVYVVATNLTWALGAAVGAALVAVVLRLAQRTPVTQALGGLLGIGVGVIWAWRSGEAGNFFAWGLWTNAIYLVAVLLSIVVRWPAVGLVVEGMRAGFTADTAKEQAADGASPFAALVAWRKDRALVRRYTAATWLWVGMFGLRLAVQLPLYLDNSVGWLGTARLVLGVPLWGLVLWLTWAVVRGAHGDEVEGADDANDARESRQV, encoded by the coding sequence GTGAGCGCGCCGCCCCCCGAGCAGGTGCCCGCCGCCCCGGCCGTCTCCCCGGCCGCCGCGCGACGCGGCGTGCAGGCCGTCACCGCGGAGACCTTCTCGTTCTCCGACGCGGTCGGCGGCGTGCGCGGCGTGATCGAGGCGCTGCTGCCGGGCACGCTGTTCGTCGTCGTGTACGTGGTCGCGACCAACCTGACCTGGGCGCTCGGCGCGGCCGTCGGGGCGGCGCTCGTCGCCGTCGTGCTGCGGCTAGCACAACGCACCCCCGTCACGCAGGCCCTGGGCGGCCTGCTCGGCATCGGCGTCGGCGTGATCTGGGCGTGGCGCTCCGGCGAGGCCGGGAACTTCTTCGCCTGGGGGCTGTGGACCAACGCCATCTACCTGGTCGCCGTCCTGCTGTCGATCGTCGTCCGCTGGCCCGCGGTCGGCCTCGTCGTCGAGGGGATGCGCGCCGGGTTCACCGCGGACACCGCCAAGGAGCAGGCCGCCGACGGCGCGAGCCCGTTCGCGGCCCTGGTGGCGTGGCGCAAGGACCGTGCCCTCGTGCGCCGCTACACCGCGGCGACCTGGCTGTGGGTGGGCATGTTCGGCCTGCGCCTGGCCGTGCAGCTCCCGCTCTACCTCGACAACTCCGTCGGGTGGCTCGGCACGGCACGCCTCGTGCTCGGCGTGCCGCTGTGGGGCCTGGTCCTGTGGCTGACCTGGGCCGTGGTCCGGGGCGCGCACGGCGACGAGGTCGAGGGCGCCGACGACGCCAACGACGCCCGCGAGTCCCGTCAGGTCTGA
- a CDS encoding potassium channel family protein, producing the protein MKVVVAGAGSVGRSIARELLGHDHEVVLIDKSPAAMRVAQVPDADWLLADACELPTLENAQVADADVVVGATGDDKANLVFSLLCKTEFGVPRTVARVNNPRNEWMFDESWGVDVAVSTPRIMTAMVEEAVAVGDVVKIFTFHQSGADILEITLPSDSPLVGTRVGAIDWPADSVLACIVRGPLPIAPTPDDTLEAGDELLLVTGREVEPTVLQELLVGRPAQT; encoded by the coding sequence ATGAAGGTCGTCGTCGCCGGCGCGGGGTCGGTGGGGCGCTCGATCGCCCGGGAGCTGCTGGGGCACGACCACGAGGTCGTGCTGATCGACAAGAGCCCTGCCGCGATGCGCGTCGCGCAGGTGCCCGACGCCGACTGGCTGCTGGCCGACGCGTGCGAGCTGCCCACGCTCGAGAACGCCCAGGTCGCCGACGCGGACGTCGTCGTCGGCGCGACCGGTGACGACAAGGCGAACCTCGTCTTCTCCCTGCTGTGCAAGACGGAGTTCGGGGTGCCGCGCACGGTCGCACGGGTCAACAACCCGCGCAACGAGTGGATGTTCGACGAGTCGTGGGGTGTGGACGTCGCCGTGTCGACACCGCGCATCATGACGGCGATGGTCGAGGAGGCCGTGGCCGTCGGCGACGTGGTGAAGATCTTCACCTTCCACCAGTCCGGCGCCGACATCCTCGAGATCACGCTGCCGTCGGACTCGCCGCTGGTCGGCACCCGGGTCGGCGCCATCGACTGGCCCGCCGACTCGGTGCTGGCCTGCATCGTGCGCGGGCCCTTGCCCATCGCCCCGACGCCGGACGACACGCTCGAGGCGGGCGACGAGCTGCTGCTGGTGACGGGCCGCGAGGTCGAGCCGACGGTGCTGCAGGAGCTCCTGGTCGGCAGGCCTGCTCAGACCTGA